One segment of Planctomycetota bacterium DNA contains the following:
- a CDS encoding glycosyltransferase produces MNKICVVGHPSRLGGADTELDHQIRCWQSLGLQVHIVHTGQIDPNLQAMRMQERGCVIHEPRNWKACQGMHVISYCNGDFLKALPAIREYARSTTFVNCMCWLFDAEKEAHRQGLIDWFLYQTEHARLRVQTELQTINPKYQWFQVRPYFYAEEFPFIADRPSDKFRFGRISRDDPGKYHQAQIWVYETMVAPVLKEGIILGFKDTIAKKVGQPPNWIKCYAAGGITAHQLYQHATCIIQMSETYENLPRIGFEAMASGSLLIVDNRGGWQEMVQHKQTGFLCNDQREFVYFASRAAFESEERRQMIHNARDWLDSNWSMEQAKEDWRKFFHQIDS; encoded by the coding sequence ATGAATAAGATTTGCGTCGTAGGGCATCCATCCCGGCTCGGAGGTGCTGACACCGAACTCGATCACCAGATCCGCTGCTGGCAGTCGCTCGGCCTGCAAGTTCACATCGTCCATACCGGACAGATTGATCCTAATCTACAAGCGATGCGGATGCAGGAACGAGGCTGCGTCATTCACGAACCGCGGAACTGGAAGGCATGCCAAGGAATGCACGTCATTTCCTATTGCAACGGTGATTTTCTGAAGGCGTTGCCAGCCATCCGCGAGTATGCCCGCTCAACAACGTTCGTCAACTGCATGTGCTGGCTATTCGATGCCGAGAAGGAAGCTCACCGCCAAGGACTTATTGACTGGTTTCTGTACCAGACAGAACACGCGCGACTGCGGGTGCAAACTGAATTGCAGACAATTAACCCGAAGTACCAGTGGTTTCAGGTACGCCCCTACTTTTACGCGGAGGAGTTTCCGTTCATTGCCGATCGACCGAGCGACAAATTCCGTTTCGGCCGGATTTCCCGTGACGACCCAGGAAAATATCATCAAGCGCAGATCTGGGTTTATGAAACGATGGTCGCTCCAGTTCTCAAGGAGGGCATCATTCTCGGCTTTAAAGACACGATCGCCAAGAAGGTCGGCCAACCGCCAAACTGGATCAAGTGCTATGCCGCGGGTGGCATCACTGCTCACCAGCTCTATCAGCACGCAACTTGCATCATTCAGATGTCCGAAACCTACGAAAACCTCCCGCGAATCGGATTTGAGGCAATGGCCAGTGGCAGTTTGTTGATTGTCGACAATCGGGGTGGCTGGCAAGAAATGGTCCAGCACAAGCAAACCGGGTTTTTGTGCAATGACCAGCGCGAGTTCGTCTACTTTGCCTCGCGCGCCGCCTTTGAGAGCGAAGAACGCCGCCAGATGATTCACAACGCACGTGACTGGCTCGACTCGAACTGGAGCATGGAACAGGCCAAGGAAGATTGGCGCAAGTTCTTCCACCAAATTGACTCGTGA